TGCATACACCCGCTGCAGATGGCCTCGTTCGGGGCCATGCGGGCGATGTCGACCCGCAACGAGGAGCCGGCGCGCGCGTCCCGGCCCTACGACAAGAACCGCGACGGCTTCGTGCTCGGCGAGGGCGCCGCCGTGATGATCCTCGAATCGGAGGAGCACGCCCGCGCCCGCGGCGCGGAGATCCACGGCATCGCGGCCGGCTGCGGCTACTCCGGCGACGCCTACGACATCGTGCTGCCCGACCCGTCCGGCTCCGGGCAGGCCAAGGCGATGCAGCGGGCCCTCAAGGACGCGGGCCTGGAGCCCGCCGACCTCGTCCACATCAACGCGCACGCCACCTCCACGCCCGCCGGCGACGTCGCGGAGCTCGCCTCCATCAAGGCGGGGCTCGGCGAGGAGGCCGCGCGCCAGGTGGTCATCACCGCGACCAAGTCGATGACCGGGCACCTGCTCGGCGGCGCCGGCGCGCTCGAATCGATCTTCACGGTCCTCGCGCTCAAGGAGGGCCGCGTCCCGTTCGTGGCCAACCTGGAGGACCTCGACGACGAGGTCGACCTCGACATCGCGCGCGACGAGCCCCGCAAGCTGCCGGACGGCCCGGCGGCGGCGCTCAACAACTCGTTCGGATTCGGCGGGCACAACGTGTCGGTCGCCTTCCAGCGCGCTCTCTGACCGTCTCGTCCGAACGGCCCGGCAGGCTTCCCGCCCGCCGGGCCGTTCGCGCGTGCGCGGGTTCCGCCGGCACCGGTCCGCCGCCGGCCGTGATCAGGGCCTACGGGACCCTGAGGGTGACGAGCGCGATGTCGTCGCGCGGCACGCCGTCCTGGAAACCGAGGACGCGGTCGACGATCCGGGCGGTGATGGCGCCCGCGTCGGAGGCCCGCGCGTCGGACAGCAGGCCGGCGAGCCGGTCCTCGCCGAAGAACTCCCGGTCGCGGCGCGCCTCGCTGACGCCGTCGGTGAAGAACAGCACGGCGTCGCCGGACCGCAGCTCAACGGTCTCGTCGGTCAGCACCACGTCGTCGAGCACGCCGAGCAGGTCGCCGGGGCGGCCGATGGGGCGGACCTCACCGGAGGAGGCGGCCAGGATCGGCGCGGGGTGGCCGCCGAGCGAGACCGTCAGGAGCGGCCCGCCGCCGGGGCCGCTCTCGATGCCCGCGTAGACGGCGGTACAGAACCGCTCCGCGTCGTGGCCCAGCAGAGACGAGTTCAGCTTCCGGAGGACGTCGGCGGGCGATTCGGCCTCCGTGGCGACGGCCCGCACCGTGTACCGCGCCAGGCTCGTCACCACCGCGGCCTCGACTCCCTTGCCGCACACGTCCCCCAGTACCAGCCCCCATCGGCCGGGGGAGATCTCGAAGACGTCGTAGAAGTCCCCTCCGACCTCGTCGCCCGCCCCGGCCGGACGGTAGGCGTCGCCCACCTCCAGGCCGGGCACCGGCGGCAGCACGGGCGGGATGAAGCTGCGCTGCAGGGTCTCGGCGAGCCGCCGGGCGCGCGCCTCCGACTCACGCGCGCGCCGGCGGGCGTACAGGAGCTCCCGCTCGTACTCCCGGCGGTCGATGGCGCGGAAGACGCACACCCGGACGCCGGGGGCCCCGTCCGGCTCCTCCGGCCGCAGCGTCGAGTTGACCAGCACGGGCAGCCGCTCGCCGCCCGCGCACCTCAGGTCGACGGCGATCTCGCGGACCTCGCCCTGCATCGTGAGCAGCGGCCTGAAGTGCGTCTCGTAGTAGATGCGGTCCCCGACGGGGAGCAGCTCCTGGAAGCGCGTGCCGTCGAGCAGGTCTTCGGCGCGGTAGCCCGTCCAGTCGAGCAGCGTCTGGTTGACCTTGGTGATCGTCCCTGGAGGAGTCAGCGACAGGTAGCCGCAGGGGGCGTGCTCGTACAGGTCCCGCAGCCGGGCGAGCTCCTCATCCGTGCCGGACATCGGGGCCACTCGGGACCTTCCTCAGAAAGGCCTTGATCGCCGCGATCGTCTCCTCGGGCGCGCTCAGGTTGGGGCAGTGCCCGGTCGCGCGCAGCCGCACGAGCTCGCTTCCGGGGATGGCACCGTGCACGTAGTCCCCCACCGCCTCGGGAGCGATGATGTCCTCCGAGCACTGCAGAACCAGTGTCGGAACGTTCAGCACGGGCAGGTCGGCCCGGTTGTCGGACAGGAAGGTCACGCGCGCGAACTGGCGCATGATGTCGGGGTCGGTGCGGCAGAAGGAGTTGGTCAGCTCCCGGCCCAGCTCCGGCCGTTCCGGGTTCCCCATGATCAGCGGCCCCATCCGGCTGGACCAGCCGAGGAAGTTGCTCTCCAGCGACTCCAGGAGCTCGGTGATGTCGGCGCCGGTGAACCCGCCGACGTAGTCCCCGTCGTCGACGTAGCGGGGAGAGGGGCCGACCAGCACGAGGCGGGCGAAGCGGTCCGGCTCCCGGTTGGCCGCCAGCACCCCGATCATCGCGCTGACGGAGTGCCCGACGAAGATCACGTCCCGCAGGTCCAGCTCGTGGACGATGTCCAGCACGTCGTCGGCGTAGGCGTCCAGGGTGCCGTACCGGTCGGCCGAGTAGGCCGACACGTCCGAGTTCCCCAACCCGACGTGGTCGAAGAGGACGACCCGGTGGTCGGCCTCGAAGGCCGGCGCGGTGAGCCGCCACATCGTCTGGTCGCAGCCGAACCCGTGCGCGAAGAGCATGGGCTGCGCGGACCGTCGGCCCAGGTCCTGCACGTTGTTGCGGCTCAAAGCGGACATCTACTCAACGTGCCCCGGGCTCCCGTTTCCACACCTCACGGGCGCCCGGCGGCGGGCGGGACCGCCTCCCGGTGACGGGGACCGTACGGGTCGCGGGACGGGTACGCGCTCCGCGCGGGCGGCGCCGGCCGCGCCGCGGTCCGTCAGACGGCGGCGTGCAGCCAGCGGACGGGGGCGCCGTCGCCGGCCCTGCGGAAGGGCTCCAGCTCGTTGTCCCACGGCGTGCCGAGCAGCCGGTCGAGCTCCTGCTCCAGCGTCGCCTTGCCGACGGCGGCGTTCGCCATCACCGCGCGGAGCCGGTCCTCGGGGACCATGATGTCGCCGCTGGCGCCGATGACCCCGGTGAACACCCCGAGGGTCGGGGTGAAGCTGAAGCGGACGCCGTCGGTGCCGGGCGTCGGATCCTCGGTGGCCTCGAACCGCACCAGTTTCCAGTTGCGCAGCGCGGAGGTGATGCCCGCGGCGGTACCGGGCCTGCCCTCCCAATGCAGCTCGGCGCGCAGGGTTCCGGGCGCGGCCGGCTGATCTGCCCACTCAAGGGAAACGGGCACCCCGAGAACACCTGCGGCGGCCCACTCGATGTGCGGGCTCAGCGCAGGTGGCGCGGAGTGGACGTAAAAAACGCCACGTGCGGTCACCGGACCTCCTGGATCTGTACCGAGGCTCGTCTTCCCCTACGGCCTCGTACGTCCCAAGTCGGCGTCCGCGTCCCTCATTGTGCATCATCGGCCGGAGTCGCACCACCGCGAGTTCGCAGTTTGTTGAACGCTTGAACACAGGATGCACATCGTTCACCCGGCACCTCCGTCAAGATCCACTATTGCGAAGGGGACGGAGGTGTGCGTCCCCGCCGGAGTGAGTCTCGTCACGGATGCCACCATCGGCCACGTTCCGCATGTTCGCTGCCACGCAGCGTCATCATTCCGGCACGATGAGCGGAAACGGTCGGTCCGGCGGAGGCGAGGCTCGATGTTCGATCAACAGGCGCGGTTGGACCGGGTGCTGGCCCGGCACGCGGACGCGGTCGTGGTGGAACCGCTGCCGGGGCGGCCGGCGCTGATCCGCCGGGACGAGATCCTGGTCGCCGGGCGGGACGCCGGCGCGGCCGAGTCGCTGGTCCGGCGCTGGTACGACTCGCGCCACGACGAGGGCGGCGTCACGCGGCTGCGCCTGCGCGCCCCCGCGAAGGTCGACGTGTGCGAGCTGGCGGCCGTCCTCGGCAACGCCGACCGGCGGCACCGGAGGCTGAGCGCCGCGCCGAACCACCTCGTCCTCGGCCAGCCGATGTGGTGGAGCGGGCCCGCGGACCTGCCCCGGCCGGCTCCACCCGTGCCCGCGCCGCGGCGCGGGCCGGTCCGGCGGGACGTGACGGTCGCGGTCCTGGACACCGGCCTGTCGCCGCACCCCTGGTACGAGGGCGAGGAGTGGTACCGCGAGCAGCGCGACGAGGTGGCCGAGACCCTGGACGCCGATCTGGACTTCGCGCTGGACGCGCAGGCGGGGCACGGCACGTTCATCGCGGGCGTCGTGCTGTCGCAGGCGCCGTCCGCCGACCTGCGGGCCCGCCGCGTGCTCGACGGCCACGGGATCGGCGACGAGCTGGACGTGATCCGGGCGCTGGAGTGGCTCGCCGCCTGGGGCCGCGCCGACATCGTCAACATCTCGCTCGGCTGCCACACCTACGACGACCGGCCCTCGCCGGTGCTCTCCCAGGCGATCGCCGCGCTCGGCCGCCGCACGGTCGTCGTGGCGTGCGCGGGGAACGCGGCCACGGACCGCCCGTTCTGGCCCGCCGCGATGAAGCCGGTCATCGGCGTCGCCGCCCTGGACGGCGACGACCGGGCCTGGTTCTCCAACCACGGATGGTGGGTGGACGCGTGCGCGCAGGGCGTCGGCGTGGCCAGTTCCTTCGTCCGGTTCGACGGCCCCCGGCCCGCGGCGGGCGGCTCCGACCCCGACCGGTTCGACGGCTACGCGACATGGAGCGGGACGTCGTTCGCGACGCCGGTCGTGGCGGGACGGATCGCCGCCCTCGCCGCGCAGGAGGGCATCGAGGCGGCCGCGGCGGCCGACCGCGTGCTCGATCCCGCGCTGCACCCGGTACTTCCGGGCCTCGGCACCCAAGTGCACACCGTGTCATCGATCGATGCCATAGGGTGAAGGGGGAGCGGGGGGCCTCGGGAGGAGACTTCGGTGGCCCGTAGGGACGATACGGACGAGCTGGTGGTCCGGGCACGCGACGGCGACGGTGACGCGTGGGCCCGGCTGGTCGAGCGGCACAGCGGGCTGCTGTGGTCGATCGCCCGCTCGTACGGTTTGAACGACGCCGACGCGGGCGACGCGGTGCAGACCACGTGGCTGCGGCTGGTGGAGCGGATCGACGAGCTCCGCGAGCCCGCCGCGGCCGCATGCTGGCTGGCCACGACGGCGCGCCACGAGAGCTTACGGCTGGCGCGCCGGCGCGGCCGCGCGCTGCCGACCGTGCCAGCGCCGCGCGAGCCGGAGCCCGACCCCGCGCGGGTCGTCGCGGCGCGCGAGCGGCTCGGCATGGTCGGAGCGGCGCTGGAGCGGCTGCCGCTGCGCTGCCGGACGCTGCTGCGGCTGTTCGCGCTCGCGCCGAGCCACGCCGAGCTGGCCGCCGCCCTCGGGATCCCCGTCGGCAGCGTCGGCCCGACGCGGGCGCGCTGCCTGGAGTCGCTGCGGAGGCTCGTCCCGTGAACGACGACGAGCTGATGGCGGGGGTCCGCGCGACGTTCCAGATCCTCGACCCGGTGCCGGCGGCGGTCCTCGCGGCGGCCCGCGCGTCGATCGCGTGGCGGGCGCCGGCCGCGCGGCTGGCGGAGCTGGAGCACGACCGGGGCGGCCGCGCGGCCGGGGTGCGCGGCGGCCGGGCCCGGACGCTGACCTTCACCTGCCCGGACGCGACGGTCGAGATCGAGGTGTCGCCGGACGGGCGGTTCCGGGAGATCCACGGGCGGCTCGTCCCGTCCGCGGCGGCGCTCGTGGAGGTCCGGCACCGCGACCTGCCGCCCGGCGGGATCACGGCGCGCACGGAGCCGGCGGGGATGTTCTGGCTGCCGCGCGTGCCGGCCGGGCTGGTGAGCCTGATCCTGCGGCTGGACGACGGCACGTCGGTCGTCACGAGCTGGATCCGGCTGTGACCGGGCGGGACGAGCGCGTCCTGCTGCGGATGGCGGCGACCGACCCCGCGACCGCCCTCACGCGGGCGCTCGCGCTGCTGGAGGACGGCGGCGGGATCCTGCCGCTGCGCGTGGCCGGCCTGGCGGCCAAGGAGCTGGGCAGGCTGGACGAAGGCCTCGCCTTCCTCCGGCGCGCCCTGGAACTCGCCTCCGGGAGCGACGCGTACGCGGCGGCGCAGGTGCGGATGAACCTCGTCGGGCTGCTCACGGCGCGCGGTGACGTCACCGAGGCGCTCGCCCACGCGCGGCGGGCGGAGGCCGTCCTGCACGGGCCCGACGCCGACCGCCTGGCCGCGAACAAGGCGGGCGCCCTGGCACGGGCCGGACGTCTGGACGAGGCGCACGAAGTCGCCGTGCGGGCCCTGCCCCGGTTACGCGCCGGGCACGATCCCGCGGCGCTCAACGGCCTGCTCACCAACCTCGGCCTGGCGCGGGTCTTCCGCGGCGACTACGACGGCGCGGAGGAGGCGCTGACCGAGGCAGTCGCCGTCGGCGAGGCCGCCGGGTTACGCCACCAGACGGCCATGGCGAAGGGGAACCTGGCCTTCACGGTGTCGCGGCGCGGCGACGTCCCGCGCGCGCTCCGTCTCTTCGCGGAGGCCGAACAGGGCCTGACCGGGGAGCGCCTGGCGCAGTGCCGGTTCGACCAGGCGGAGACGCTCATCATGGCGGGTCTGCCAGGTGAGGCGCGCCCCGTCCTCACCGCCGCCCTGGACGCGGCCACGGCGAACGGTTACCGGTGTGACACGGCCGACGGCTACCTTCTCCTCGCCCACGCCGAGCTGGCCGACGGCAACGCGGAGGAGGCCACCGTGGCGGCGGAGCGGGCCCGCACGAGGTTCACCGAGCAGCAGCGCACCGGATGGGCGCTGCTGGCCGACCACGTGCTGCTCAAGGCCCGGTGGGCGTCCGGTGAGCGGTCCCCCGTCCTGCTGCGCTCGGCCACCGCCGCGGCGGAGCGGCTGGAAGGCGGCGGGTGGGCGGACGCCGCCGACGAGGCCCGTATCGTCGCCGCGCGCGTGGCGCTGTCGCTGGGCCGGCCGGCGGGCCATCTGCTGGCCTCCGTCCGGCGGACGAGCGGCCCGGCCTCGGGCAGGATCGCCGCCTGGCACGCGACGGCCCTCGAACACTCCTCCCGGGACGCCCGCAAGGGCGCGCTGGCGGCGGTCAGGGCCGGGCTGGAGGTGACCGAGGAGCACGCGGAGGCGCTGGACGCGCTCGACCTGCGCGCCCGCGCGGCGGGTCTCGCCGCGGAACTGGCGGAGCTCGGGCTCCGCCTGTCCGGGTCGGCGCGAGAGCTGCTCGCCGTGGAGGAGCGGCGGCGGGCGATCGCGCGGCCGGTCCGGGTCCGCCCGCCCAGGGACCCCGAGCGGGCCGCGGCGCTGACCGCGCTGCGGGCCCTCAGCGTCGACCGCACGGCCGACACCGCGCGCGGCGGGGCCGCGCCCGCGCCCCCGGCCGACACCGCCGCGCTGGAGGCGGACCTGACCGCGCTGGAGGGCAAGATCCGCGACCGGACGCGCCGCCGCCCGTCCGGCGCGTCCCCGGGCCGGCCCGCCGCGCCCGGCGCCGTCGCCGCCGCGCTCGGCGACCGCGCCCTCGTCGAGCTGATCGCGATCGGCGGCGAACTGCACGCCGTCACCGTCGCGCGCGGCCGCGTCCGCCGCCACCGCCTCGGCACGGGCGAGGCGGCACGGCGCGAGACCGGCCTGCTCCGCTTCGCCGCGTGCCGCCTCGCCGAGGACGGCGGGCCTCCGGCGCCGTCCTCGCTCACGGGCGCGGCCGAACGCCTCGACCGCCTCCTGTTCGCCGCGCTCCGCCCCTTCCTCGGCGACCGTGAGCTGGTCATCGCCCCGACGGGGGCACTGCACGGTCTGCCGTGGGCCGCGCTCCCGTCCCTGGCGGGGCGCCCGTTCACGGTCGTCCCGTCCGCCGGGGCCTGGCTCCACGCCCGCACGCGGGCCCCGTCCGGCGGGCACACCGTCCTTGTGGCGGGCCCCGATCTCCTGCACGCCGACCGCGAGATCGCCGCCCTGCGCCGCCTGCGCCCCGGCGCCGCCGTCCTGGACGGCCCGGACGCCCGCGCCGAACCCGTCCGCGACGCCCTGGAAGGGGCCGCCCTCGCCCACATCGCCGCCCACGGCGAGTTCCACCAGGGCAACGCCCTGTTCTCCCGGCTGCGCCTGGCCGACGGCCCCCTCATGGTCCACGACCTGGACGAGCTGGCCGATCCGCCGCACCTGATCGTCCTGTCCGCGTGCGACATCGGCCGCGGCGACGAGGGGGACGCCGTGCTCGGCATGGCCGGCGCCCTGCTGGCGCTCGGCACCGCCACCGTGATCGCCAGCGTCCTGCCCGTCCGGGACGACGCGACCCCGGCCTTCATGACCGCGTTCCACACCGCGCTGGCGGCCGGGCAGACCCCCTCGCGGGCGCTGGCCGCCACCGCCCGGACCCCTGCCACGACCGGTTTCCTGGCCATGGGCGCGGGCTGAAGGCGGGTCAGCCGTCGCCGGTGGCGACCGGGTTGCCGGGATCGGCCACCCAGTTCGACCAGGACCCGACATAGAGGGCGGCCGGGATGCCGGCGAGGTGGAGGGCGAGGATCTCGTGGGCGGCGGTGACGCCCGAGCCGCAGTAGGCGCCGACGTCGAGCGCGTCGGTCGCGCCGAGCTGCGCGAACCGCTCGCGCAGCAGGCCGGGTGGCAGGAAGCGGCCGTCGACGCCGACGTTGCCGGAGGTGGGAGCGTTCCGGGCGCCCGGGATGTGCCCGGCCACGGGGTCGACCGGCTCCTGCTCGCCGCGGTAGCGCTCGGCGGCGCGGGCGTCCAGCAGCACGCCCGCGCCGGCCAGCTCCGCGGCGCCCTCGGCGTCCAGGACGGGCAGGCGGCCCGGGTCGGCGACGAAGTCGCCCGGCTTGGCCTCGGGCTCGTCGGTGCTCACCGGGTGTCCGGCCTCGGTCCACGCGCGGTAGCCGCCGTCCAGGACGCGGACCTGTTCGTGCCCGAAGTAGCGCAGCGACCACCACACCCGGGCGGCGGCCGTGGAGTCGGCGTCGTCGTAGACCACGACCAGGCTGTCGGCCGAGACCCCGGCGCGGCGCATCGCCGCCTCGAAGTCGGCGGGACCCGGCAGGGGGTGGCGGCCGCCGGGCCCCGGAGGCCCGGCCACGTCGCGGTCGAGGTCGAGGAACACGGCGCCGGGCAGGTGCCCCCTGCGGTAGGACTCGATCCCCGGCGGACCCGCCAGATGCCATCGGACGTCCAGCAGGACCACGTTCGCCTGCCGTCGGAGCAGCCGGTCCAGCGCGGGCACTTCGATGAGAGGGTGCACATCGCCAGTTTGGCCGCCGTTGCCCCGATTAGGGAGGGGCGATTCCGGGTTCATCTCAACTCCGCGGGGTGGTCTCAGGGCCGGGACGCGGTGAGCAGCGGCACCAGTTGCTCGGCCGGGACGAGGGAGCCGTGCATGCCGACCATCGAGTCCAGCCACGGCTCCCGTTCGGACGCGACGATCGCGAGGTCGGCGTGCGGGACGGCGACCACGTCGCCGATCCGTTCGAGCATCCCGAGGCCGAGCGCGCCGAACCAGCCGTCCTCGACGGCGTGCTCGCGGCTGACGACCCACGCCCGGCCGCCCAGCGTCGCCGTCCAGGCGGCGAGCACGTCCGCGTGGGCGCCCGGCTCGCTGTAGACGTAGCGGGCGCGGGCGTCCCCGCCGAGAAGGGCGACGCCCTCCGCCAGCGCGGGGACGGCGTCGGCGTCGATCCGCTCGTCCGGGTCGACCATGCCGTGGTCGGCGGTGACGTACAGGGACGACCCGGGCGGCAGGACCTCCGCGATCCGCTGCGCGAGCAGGTCGACGAACCGCAGCTGGTGCCGCCAGTCGGCGGAGCCGACCCCGTACCGGTGGCCGGTCGCGTCGAGGTCGGCGTGGTACACGGTGACGTAGGCCCGGTCGCCGCGGCGCAGGGCCCGCTCGGCGCGGCCGACGAGCTGGCCGAGGCCGCCCGCCGACACGTAGCGGGCGCCGCGCGTCGTGGCGCGGCTGAGGCTGGACCCCCGGTACAGGGGACTCGCCACGTACGCGACCTCGACGCCGTCCGCGGCGGCCCGCCCGTAGACGGTCGGGACCGGCTGGAACGTCTCGGGGTCTACGGTTTCGTCCCGCCAGCGCAGGCAGTTCAGCAGCCGCCCGGTGCCGGGGATCGCGATCTGCACGCCGAGCAGGCCGTGCGCGCCGGGCGGGGCGCCGGTCGCCAGCGAGCCGAGGCTGCTGACGGTCGTCGCCGGGAACCCGGCCGTGATCGGGCCGCCGTCCATCGCGTTCAGGAAGGGCGCCTCGCCGGGATGGGCCCGCAGCTGCTCCCAGCCGAGACCGTCGACCAGCAGCACGCAGACGCGCGGCACGGCGGGCAGGCCCAGGACGTTCGGCGCGTCCGGGACGCCCAGCGCGGCCAGCGCGGAGGACGGCAGGTCGGACAGCGCGGCCTCGCCGTACCGCGGGACGGGCGGTTCGGGGAGGGCGGACCCCTCCCCGGGGCCGGACCCGTCGCGCCGCTCGGCGGCCGCCTCGCTCACCGCGCGGTCACGGCGGACAGTTCCTCGGCGAAGGCCAGCACCTGGCTCACGGCGTCCGCGCCGTCGGCGGCCTCGCTGACCCGCAGCGACAGGTCGTCGGCCGTGACGCTGCCGGTGTAGCCGTGGTCGGCCTCGCAGTTCTCGTCGCCGCACGTGGCGGGTTCCAGGTCGATGTGGGCGATGGCGCCCCAGCCGATGGTCAGCACCACCTCGGTGGGCGGCACGCCGGGCACGTAGGACGCCGGGTCGGGGACGACCCGGGTCACCGCGACCGACTGGACGCGTTCGAGCTTGACGGCCTCGGTGGTGGTGGACGCGTGCGGCCGCGTCATGCCCTCGCCGGGCGGGTGCTCGTCGGTGTGGCACACCAGCAGCCGGCTCGCCGACAGCACGAGCACGGTCACGTGCCGCCGCACCTCCATCGCGGGGTCGAAGGTCGCCTCGTGGTGGACGACGTAGGCGGTGACTCGCTCGTCCCCGACGGCCGACTCGACCGCGTCCGCGACCAGGGCCGGGTAGTAACCGCTGCGCTCGATCGCCGTGCGCAGACCACTGACGGTCGCTCGGGTTTCCCTCATGGCCCCATCCTGCCCTGTCCGGGGCCGGACGCGCACATGACCGCCGCGGCGCGCGGTCATATGTCGGTGTGCGGGGTAGAGGGGGGGCATGGACGAGCATCCACTGCCGACCCCGCCGCCGGTGCCGCCGCCCACGCCGGACCCGGCGCCTCCCCCGCAGCCCCCGGTGCCGCCCGAGCCGCCGCCCGGCCCCGCCCCGGGGCCCGCGCCGCGGCCGCCCGGGCCGATCCCGCCCGGTCCCTCGCCGGAGCCGGTGCCGCCCGGACCGCCGCCCGAGCCGTCCCCGCCCGCGCCGGGGCCCGAGCCGATCCCGCCGGGGCCCGCGCCCGACCCCGTCCCGCCGACGCCGGAGCCCAGCCCTCCCCCGCCCCCGGACTGACGCCGGGCACGCCGCGGCCCCGGGGCCGGTGTCCGGCCCCGGGCCCGCGGACCGGACTCACAGCCGGCGCGGCTCCAGTTCGGGTCGCGGCCCGAGGGGGCGCTCCAGCGTGAGCGTCACCGCCCGCACCGCGACCCCGGACGGGCCCACCATGACGGGGCTCAGCTCCAGCCGCCCCACCTCCGGAAGGTCGTAGCCGAGGCGCGACGCGCGCAGCAGCAGTTCCTCCAGGGCCCCGAGGTCCACCGGATCGGCGCCCCGGTGCCCCAGCAGCAGCGGCGCGGTGCGGATCGCGCGGATCATCTCCGCCGCCTCCGCGTCCGCCAGCGGCGACAGGCGGTACGCGCGGTCGTCCAGCAGCTCGGCGGTCTCGTCGGCGATCCCGAACGAGACCAGCGCCCCGAACGAGGGGTCCTCCCTGACGACGATGCGGGTCGCGACCCCGTCCGCCCCGCCGGCGAGCCGGATGCCGTAGCAGGCCAGCAGCTCCGCCGCCTGCTCCGGCGCGACGTCCACGGGACCGCCGTCGCCCAGCCACGCGGCGACCAGCTCCCGCGCCCTGCCGCGGTCCACGTCCTCGAACACCGGCATGCGGCCGGGGGGACGCCGCCGCCACCGCGCGTACCGGATCACGTACGCCAGCGCCCGGACGGCGTCCTCGGGCGCCGTGTAGGACGGCACGGACCCCTCCGCGGCCATCCCGTCCGGGCCGGTGACGCGCAGGTCGGCGGGCATGCCCTCGGTGCCGAGGTAGGTCGCCACGATCGGCTTCCTTCCCTCGGCGGCCAGCCGCAGGATCCGCTCGGGGACGCGGACGTCGTAGCCGCCGATCGTCGGGGGCGTGAACAGCGCCACGACCGCGTCGACCGTGTCGTCGTCCAGCGCGCCGGCGAGGGCGGCCTCGTAGTCGTCGGCGTCGGCGCGGGGGCCGAGGTCGATGCGCGGCCGGACCTGCAGCCCGAGCGCGACGGCCTCGTCCTGCGCCAGCAGGCCCAGCGAGTTGGAGTTGTCGATGATCGCGATGCGGTCGCCGGCCGGGAGGGGCTGGTAGGCCAGCACCTGCGCCACGTCGAACAGCTCCGCCAGGTCGTCCACCCGGATCACGCCGGCCTGCTCGAACAGCGCGCTGACCGCGTGGTCGGGCAGCGTGAGCGCCCGCGCCGCGTGCCCGATCGGGACGCCCTGCGTGCTGCGCCCGCTCTTCACCGCCACGATCGGCTTGCGGCGGCCGAGCCTGCGCGCCAGCCGCGCGAACTTGCGGGGGTTGCCCAGCGACTCCAGGTACAGCAGGACGGCCCTGGTCGCCGGGTCCTCCTCCCAGTACTGCATCAGGTCGTTGCCGGAGACGTCCGCCCGGTTCCCCGCCGAGACGAACGTGGACAGCCCGAGGCCGCGTGCGGCCGTCCGCTGCAGGATGGCGATGCCCAGCGCGCCGGACTGGGAGAAGAACCCCACCGGGCCCCGCCCCGGCATCGTCGGCGCCAGGGTCGCGTTCAGCCGCACGTCGGTGTCGGTGTTGGCGATGCCGAGGCAGTTGGGGCCGACGACCCGCATCCCGTAGGCGCGCGCGAGCCGCACCAGTTGCTCCTGGGCGGCCCGTCCCTCCTCTCCCACCTCGCCGAAGCCGGACGACACGACGACCAGCCCCCGCACGCCCTTGCCGGCGCACTCCTCCACCACCTCGTGGACGGCGTCGGCCCGCACGGCCACGACCGCGAGGTCCACGTCGTCCGGGATCTCCAGGACGGACGCGTACGCGCGAACCCCCGCCACGGCGACCGCCGTCGGGTGCACCGGGTAGACGGGGCCGCTGAAGTCACCGGCGAGCAGGTTCCGCAGGACGGTCTGGCCGACGCTGTGCTCGGCCCGGCTCGCTCCGATCACCGCCACCGACCGCGGGAACAGCAGCCGCTGGATCGAGCGCGCCTC
The sequence above is a segment of the Actinomadura coerulea genome. Coding sequences within it:
- a CDS encoding CHAT domain-containing protein; translation: MTGRDERVLLRMAATDPATALTRALALLEDGGGILPLRVAGLAAKELGRLDEGLAFLRRALELASGSDAYAAAQVRMNLVGLLTARGDVTEALAHARRAEAVLHGPDADRLAANKAGALARAGRLDEAHEVAVRALPRLRAGHDPAALNGLLTNLGLARVFRGDYDGAEEALTEAVAVGEAAGLRHQTAMAKGNLAFTVSRRGDVPRALRLFAEAEQGLTGERLAQCRFDQAETLIMAGLPGEARPVLTAALDAATANGYRCDTADGYLLLAHAELADGNAEEATVAAERARTRFTEQQRTGWALLADHVLLKARWASGERSPVLLRSATAAAERLEGGGWADAADEARIVAARVALSLGRPAGHLLASVRRTSGPASGRIAAWHATALEHSSRDARKGALAAVRAGLEVTEEHAEALDALDLRARAAGLAAELAELGLRLSGSARELLAVEERRRAIARPVRVRPPRDPERAAALTALRALSVDRTADTARGGAAPAPPADTAALEADLTALEGKIRDRTRRRPSGASPGRPAAPGAVAAALGDRALVELIAIGGELHAVTVARGRVRRHRLGTGEAARRETGLLRFAACRLAEDGGPPAPSSLTGAAERLDRLLFAALRPFLGDRELVIAPTGALHGLPWAALPSLAGRPFTVVPSAGAWLHARTRAPSGGHTVLVAGPDLLHADREIAALRRLRPGAAVLDGPDARAEPVRDALEGAALAHIAAHGEFHQGNALFSRLRLADGPLMVHDLDELADPPHLIVLSACDIGRGDEGDAVLGMAGALLALGTATVIASVLPVRDDATPAFMTAFHTALAAGQTPSRALAATARTPATTGFLAMGAG
- a CDS encoding rhodanese-like domain-containing protein is translated as MHPLIEVPALDRLLRRQANVVLLDVRWHLAGPPGIESYRRGHLPGAVFLDLDRDVAGPPGPGGRHPLPGPADFEAAMRRAGVSADSLVVVYDDADSTAAARVWWSLRYFGHEQVRVLDGGYRAWTEAGHPVSTDEPEAKPGDFVADPGRLPVLDAEGAAELAGAGVLLDARAAERYRGEQEPVDPVAGHIPGARNAPTSGNVGVDGRFLPPGLLRERFAQLGATDALDVGAYCGSGVTAAHEILALHLAGIPAALYVGSWSNWVADPGNPVATGDG
- a CDS encoding alkaline phosphatase family protein, yielding MSDLPSSALAALGVPDAPNVLGLPAVPRVCVLLVDGLGWEQLRAHPGEAPFLNAMDGGPITAGFPATTVSSLGSLATGAPPGAHGLLGVQIAIPGTGRLLNCLRWRDETVDPETFQPVPTVYGRAAADGVEVAYVASPLYRGSSLSRATTRGARYVSAGGLGQLVGRAERALRRGDRAYVTVYHADLDATGHRYGVGSADWRHQLRFVDLLAQRIAEVLPPGSSLYVTADHGMVDPDERIDADAVPALAEGVALLGGDARARYVYSEPGAHADVLAAWTATLGGRAWVVSREHAVEDGWFGALGLGMLERIGDVVAVPHADLAIVASEREPWLDSMVGMHGSLVPAEQLVPLLTASRP
- a CDS encoding DUF5998 family protein, whose product is MRETRATVSGLRTAIERSGYYPALVADAVESAVGDERVTAYVVHHEATFDPAMEVRRHVTVLVLSASRLLVCHTDEHPPGEGMTRPHASTTTEAVKLERVQSVAVTRVVPDPASYVPGVPPTEVVLTIGWGAIAHIDLEPATCGDENCEADHGYTGSVTADDLSLRVSEAADGADAVSQVLAFAEELSAVTAR